In the Flavobacterium sp. J372 genome, one interval contains:
- a CDS encoding tetratricopeptide repeat-containing sensor histidine kinase: MNISVKAFVLFCFIITFVSCENKVGQDSGLGNRINELIDRSQNDSLNIGVRQKILDSAYSELEDYKNDTVTRYLYRRLSAAYYNLDLYGKAVTSARTTLNRGIEAKDSLSMARAYYYLADAHYGKGQLDSAFTYYSQAQKLYTEINDLGTLGEVLLYKAYIYYDLGEYALCETAAARALPLLQNENKIVHVYNCYNLIATSLDGLNDNQEALKYYELALRQLDGFRAEGYTDNDINLYKASCYNNMGGVYVKIKANWRAIQLYNEALTTNNLKEEVPALYAKLLNNLAYAKLKNGDDSDLPQLFFRSLNLRKELNNKSGIVASNIYLGEYYIAKRDTVKAVNYLKAAFAGATEIESNSEILSSLELLSAIDPKNANDYNSKRFDILKKLQIKAEQNKDKFARIEYETDKLEIEKEELAKTNNLIIVVSAVALLLIGAIFMIYYLNARNKKLLLIQQQQKANEEIYQLMFDQQHKIDEARSEEKNRIAMELHDGILNNIYAVRLNLEFINKKTDEESVTRRKEFIRELQNVESEIRGVSHDLSRNSVFHAERTFKTLLEFMINSQKNADETIFETNIDDSINWDNYNNVVKANIYRIIQEAIQNINKYSKAKHAAITVSEANGNIEVVIKDDGIGFDPDKIKGGGIGLRNLRKRAAALNGSINITSQPGNGASVKVIFPAA; the protein is encoded by the coding sequence TTGAATATATCTGTAAAGGCATTTGTTTTATTCTGCTTTATCATAACCTTTGTCTCGTGTGAAAATAAAGTAGGTCAGGATTCAGGTTTAGGCAACCGGATTAACGAGCTTATTGACCGAAGCCAAAATGATTCATTAAACATTGGGGTAAGGCAAAAAATTCTTGATTCAGCTTATTCAGAGCTTGAAGACTATAAAAATGATACAGTAACGCGATACCTTTACAGAAGACTGTCTGCAGCGTACTATAATTTAGATTTGTACGGAAAAGCAGTTACATCAGCCAGGACTACATTAAACAGGGGTATTGAAGCTAAAGACAGCCTTAGTATGGCCCGGGCGTATTATTACCTGGCAGATGCTCATTACGGTAAAGGCCAGTTAGATAGTGCATTCACATATTATAGCCAGGCACAAAAATTATATACCGAGATTAACGATCTTGGCACTTTAGGCGAAGTCCTTTTATATAAAGCTTACATTTATTATGATCTAGGTGAATATGCCTTGTGTGAAACTGCTGCGGCAAGGGCATTGCCATTACTTCAGAATGAAAATAAAATTGTACACGTTTATAACTGTTATAATTTAATTGCTACATCTCTGGATGGTTTAAATGATAATCAGGAAGCTTTAAAATACTATGAGTTGGCACTAAGGCAGCTTGACGGTTTTAGAGCCGAAGGATATACAGACAATGACATTAATTTATATAAAGCCTCGTGTTACAATAATATGGGGGGTGTTTATGTCAAGATAAAGGCAAACTGGAGAGCTATCCAGCTTTATAACGAAGCGCTTACAACAAATAATTTAAAAGAAGAGGTGCCGGCATTATACGCTAAATTATTAAATAATTTAGCATATGCTAAGCTTAAAAACGGGGATGATTCGGATCTTCCTCAATTATTTTTCCGGTCTTTAAATCTAAGAAAAGAACTTAATAATAAGTCTGGTATTGTAGCAAGTAATATTTATTTGGGAGAATATTACATAGCGAAACGTGATACTGTAAAAGCTGTGAATTATCTGAAAGCTGCTTTTGCCGGAGCAACTGAAATTGAAAGTAATTCTGAAATACTTAGTTCGCTTGAATTGCTTTCTGCTATTGATCCAAAAAATGCAAACGACTATAACTCAAAAAGATTCGATATTCTTAAAAAACTCCAGATAAAGGCAGAACAAAACAAGGATAAATTTGCCAGGATTGAGTATGAAACCGATAAGCTTGAAATTGAGAAAGAAGAGCTTGCAAAAACTAACAATCTTATAATAGTAGTTTCTGCTGTGGCTTTATTGCTTATAGGAGCGATTTTTATGATATACTATTTAAATGCACGAAACAAAAAGCTTTTGTTAATACAGCAGCAACAGAAAGCGAATGAGGAGATTTACCAGCTGATGTTTGACCAGCAGCATAAAATTGATGAAGCACGCTCTGAAGAAAAAAACAGGATTGCAATGGAGCTGCATGACGGTATCCTGAATAATATATATGCGGTGCGTTTAAACCTTGAATTCATCAACAAAAAAACTGATGAGGAGTCTGTAACCAGGCGCAAAGAATTTATAAGGGAACTTCAAAATGTTGAGTCGGAAATACGCGGGGTCTCGCATGACCTTAGCCGCAATTCTGTTTTCCATGCTGAAAGAACTTTTAAAACGCTTCTTGAATTTATGATTAATTCCCAGAAGAACGCTGATGAAACTATATTTGAGACAAACATTGATGATTCCATAAACTGGGATAATTATAATAATGTTGTTAAGGCAAATATTTACCGGATTATTCAGGAAGCGATACAAAATATAAACAAGTACAGTAAAGCCAAACACGCAGCAATAACTGTATCTGAAGCTAATGGAAATATAGAGGTGGTAATTAAAGATGACGGTATAGGTTTCGATCCCGATAAGATTAAGGGAGGGGGTATAGGTTTGCGTAACCTGCGTAAAAGGGCAGCGGCACTTAATGGTTCAATCAATATTACTTCTCAGCCGGGTAATGGTGCTTCAGTAAAAGTTATCTTTCCGGCTGCATAA
- a CDS encoding Glu/Leu/Phe/Val dehydrogenase dimerization domain-containing protein — protein sequence MKELLKKFENKQPEIVFNWKDSETEAEGWTVINSLRGGAAGGGTRMRKGLDMNEVLSLAKTMEVKFSVSGPAIGGAKSGINFDPNDPRKSGVLQRWYKAVSPLLKSYYGTGGDLNVDEIHEVIPMTEECGVWHPQEGVFTGHFKPSEADKINRIGQLRQGVVKVIENPSFSPDVLRKYTVADMITGYGVAEAVRHFYDIYGGSVKGKKAIVQGFGNVGSAAAFYLAKMGAKVVGIIDREGGVINENGFSFEEIRQFFLNKDGNKLVADNMLPFDKINTEIWNIGAEIFAPCAASRLVTKDQVDSMVSAGLEVISCGANVPFADKEIFFGPIMEATDSQVSLIPDFISNCGMARVFAYFMEKKVQMTDEAIFNDTSEIIKTAIVNVHAKHPDKKGISHAAFEIALKQLV from the coding sequence ATGAAAGAATTATTAAAGAAATTCGAAAACAAACAACCTGAAATAGTATTCAATTGGAAAGACAGCGAAACAGAAGCTGAAGGCTGGACAGTAATAAATTCCCTTCGGGGAGGTGCAGCAGGCGGTGGTACCCGTATGCGCAAGGGGCTTGACATGAATGAAGTGCTATCGCTAGCCAAAACAATGGAAGTGAAATTTTCAGTTTCAGGGCCAGCTATCGGCGGTGCTAAATCAGGTATAAACTTTGACCCAAACGATCCCCGCAAAAGCGGTGTGCTGCAGCGTTGGTATAAAGCGGTTTCTCCTTTACTTAAAAGCTATTATGGAACAGGTGGCGACCTGAATGTTGATGAGATACATGAAGTAATCCCGATGACCGAAGAATGTGGTGTATGGCACCCGCAGGAAGGCGTGTTTACAGGCCATTTTAAGCCGAGTGAAGCTGACAAGATAAACCGTATTGGGCAGCTGCGCCAAGGGGTTGTAAAAGTTATTGAAAACCCTTCATTCTCACCTGATGTTCTAAGGAAATATACAGTTGCCGACATGATAACGGGTTATGGCGTTGCTGAAGCTGTAAGGCATTTTTACGATATTTACGGCGGTTCTGTTAAAGGTAAAAAAGCGATAGTGCAGGGCTTTGGTAATGTGGGCTCTGCAGCAGCATTTTATCTCGCCAAAATGGGAGCGAAGGTGGTCGGTATAATTGACCGTGAGGGTGGAGTGATTAACGAAAACGGTTTTAGTTTTGAAGAGATACGTCAATTTTTCCTGAATAAAGACGGCAACAAGCTTGTAGCTGATAATATGCTCCCTTTTGATAAGATAAATACTGAAATCTGGAATATAGGCGCTGAAATTTTTGCACCGTGTGCAGCTTCAAGACTTGTGACCAAGGATCAGGTAGACAGCATGGTGTCAGCCGGCCTTGAAGTAATCTCATGTGGCGCTAATGTGCCGTTTGCAGACAAGGAAATTTTCTTTGGCCCGATAATGGAAGCTACTGACAGCCAGGTAAGCCTTATCCCGGACTTTATCTCTAACTGCGGTATGGCCAGGGTTTTTGCTTACTTTATGGAAAAGAAAGTTCAAATGACAGATGAGGCTATATTCAATGACACATCTGAAATTATTAAAACAGCAATTGTAAATGTACATGCAAAGCATCCTGATAAAAAGGGAATAAGCCATGCAGCTTTTGAAATTGCACTTAAGCAATTGGTATAA